In Bacteroidota bacterium, the genomic window TGCGATTTCTTTCGGGCCAGGGCCAGGCTACGCTGCTGCTGGGGGTCCGGGTTCATGGGGGGAGGTATGTGGGCTAAGAGAATGAGCGGTAGTAGCGCAGCTGGGTTTCCAGGCTGCGCAGCCCGGTAGGCATCACCCGCCTCAGGCGGTAGCGCTGTGCGTCTATCCGGTTCAGCCGATTAATGCCTGCCCGGGTGGTAAAGGCAAACTGAACCATATTGCCCTGGGTAGCGGGCTGGCTGTAGTCGCCATTCGGGTAGGCCAGTATGGGTAGGGGCTGGGTGCCCAGGCCGGTCAGGGTCTGCCAGTTTTCATGCAGCTCTGCCTGGCAGGCAATGGCATCCAGATGGTGCAGGTGCTGGTGGCTGTGCCCGTGCAGGCCTAGCCAGGCCAGGGGGTGGGCATCCAGCTGCTGCAGCTCGGTGGCAGTCAGGGGGCGGTCTAGCTCCCCCACGGGCTGTAGGGCTTCGGGGCCATACTGCTCCAGCAGGGCCTCCTCCACCTCTTGCGGGGGCAGCTGTTTCAGCCGTTCTATGTGCCGATAGATGGCCTTTATGGGCCAGCCCATGTCTCGGGTGGCACGCCATACTACATCCCACCACCAGGCCTTTTGCTGTAGGCAGTGTGCAGTGTTTACACAGTATAGGGCGCTCAGCCCATGCCGCTCCAGGACGGGTAGGGCAAGGTGGGTATTGGCATAGCCGTCGTCGAAGGTGATCAGCAGGTGGCTGTGCCGGGCATCCAGCTGCGCCAGCCTGTCGGGGTCTGCAGGCCGGTATCCATTGGCCAGCAGGGCAGCCAGGAGTTTGTCCAGCTGGGCTACGGTAAGGGGCTGAAAAGGCAGGAAGGGTAGCTCCTCCGGGTTCTGCCATTCGGGCAGCAGCTGGTGTAGGGCCAGCACCAGCAGGTGGGGGCGCTGGGGGCGGATTCGCAGGTGGGCAAGCCGGGCGCGGAGGTGCATGGGGGGCGGGGCTAACGGTAACTAGAAAGTGTCTTGCTGGCCCTGAATTAGGCCAAAGTCCCGTGCCGCAAAGATAGCCCCGTTCAGGCTACGCCAAACGAAGGGCGTGGGGATTCTTTTTTTTCGGTGGAGCAGGCTAGCCAGGGGATGCCCCGGCAGGTATTCCAGGCGAAGCAGGGGC contains:
- a CDS encoding polysaccharide deacetylase family protein, yielding MHLRARLAHLRIRPQRPHLLVLALHQLLPEWQNPEELPFLPFQPLTVAQLDKLLAALLANGYRPADPDRLAQLDARHSHLLITFDDGYANTHLALPVLERHGLSALYCVNTAHCLQQKAWWWDVVWRATRDMGWPIKAIYRHIERLKQLPPQEVEEALLEQYGPEALQPVGELDRPLTATELQQLDAHPLAWLGLHGHSHQHLHHLDAIACQAELHENWQTLTGLGTQPLPILAYPNGDYSQPATQGNMVQFAFTTRAGINRLNRIDAQRYRLRRVMPTGLRSLETQLRYYRSFS